One window from the genome of Paraclostridium sordellii encodes:
- the zapA gene encoding cell division protein ZapA, whose product MNKVTVKIHGSEYPMVSEKSKDYMIKIAHYVDEEMSRISEANPLLSTSQVAILSALTVTDLLFECSEENDKLSKANEELAKKAEKPNQEVQLEMKKIKLELDNRVEELGKKQSEIDALKSELDNKANNVEEINLLKKEIEELKNNLDEANEKTEIAEKLASDFQNKLYDLQLKNIELEQELNYIKASGKLLK is encoded by the coding sequence ATGAACAAAGTCACAGTAAAGATACATGGATCTGAATATCCTATGGTATCTGAAAAATCTAAAGACTATATGATAAAAATAGCACATTACGTAGATGAAGAAATGAGCAGAATTTCAGAAGCAAATCCATTGCTTAGTACATCTCAAGTAGCTATTTTATCAGCTTTAACTGTTACTGACTTACTATTTGAATGTTCAGAAGAAAATGATAAGCTAAGTAAAGCAAATGAAGAATTAGCTAAAAAAGCAGAAAAACCTAACCAAGAAGTTCAACTAGAAATGAAAAAAATAAAGTTAGAACTTGATAATAGAGTTGAAGAACTTGGTAAAAAACAATCTGAGATAGATGCTTTAAAATCAGAATTAGATAATAAAGCAAATAACGTAGAAGAAATAAATTTACTTAAGAAAGAAATAGAAGAACTGAAGAATAATTTAGATGAAGCTAATGAAAAAACAGAGATAGCTGAAAAATTAGCTTCAGATTTTCAAAATAAATTATATGATTTACAGTTGAAGAACATAGAATTAGAACAAGAGTTAAATTATATAAAAGCTTCAGGTAAACTTTTAAAATAA